A genomic region of Drosophila kikkawai strain 14028-0561.14 chromosome X, DkikHiC1v2, whole genome shotgun sequence contains the following coding sequences:
- the LOC108074913 gene encoding DNL-type zinc finger protein: MNALRNIFTSRTLNYLRQNGQNAILNATQQQPAAAVELSDAEASLKPRPSPLSIPRSILDACHFTAKPFEAGRTSGQASSGSLSPTTLKRFRRMQRRMELVYRCKLCNTRNTKTISEEAYYSGVVILQCDGCAVDHLIKDNLGLFTASDGSDSSSISSGISTSKNIDQVLSERHARVRVIKVNERGELI, encoded by the coding sequence ATGAACGCATTGCGCAACATCTTTACCTCGCGAACGCTCAACTACCTGCGCCAGAATGGACAGAACGCGATCCTCAACgccacgcagcagcagccggccGCTGCAGTGGAGCTCTCCGATGCCGAAGCCTCGCTGAAGCCGCGTCCCTCTCCGCTCTCCATACCCCGGTCCATTCTCGACGCTTGCCACTTTACCGCCAAGCCTTTCGAGGCCGGACGCACCAGTGGCCAGGCATCCAGTGGTTCGCTGTCGCCAACAACCCTGAAGCGCTTCCGTCGCATGCAGCGACGCATGGAGCTGGTGTATCGCTGCAAGCTGTGCAACACCCGCAACACAAAGACCATCAGCGAGGAGGCCTACTACAGCGGCGTTGTGATCCTCCAGTGCGACGGCTGTGCCGTTGATCATTTAATCAAGGATAATCTCGGTTTATTCACCGCCAGCGATggcagcgacagcagcagcatcagctcCGGGATCAGTACCAGCAAGAACATCGATCAGGTGCTATCCGAGCGGCATGCCCGCGTCCGTGTGATCAAGGTGAACGAGCGCGGCGAGCTCATTTAG
- the CCT6 gene encoding T-complex protein 1 subunit zeta — MASISLLNPKAEFARAAQALAINISAAKGLQDVMRTNLGPKGTVKMLVSGAGDIKITKDGNVLLHEMQIQHPTASMIARASTAQDDSTGDGTTTTVMLIGELLKQADIYLSEGLHPRIMTEGFEKARDKALEVLEKVKVPVEISKKSLVEIANTSLKTKVHPGLADLLTEVCVDAVLTIASSDKNKPVDLHMVELMEMQHKTDTDTQLVRGLVMDHGARHPDMPKRLENAYILTANVSLEYEKAEVNSGFFYKTAEEREAFVRAERDFIDQRVKKVIELKRSVCDGTDKTFVLINQKGIDPISLDALAKEGILALRRAKRRNMERLALACGGTAMNSFDDLQEEHLGYAGVVYEHVLGENKYTFVEDCKNPLSVTILIKGPNKHTITQIKDAIRDGLRAINNTIADKALVPGAGAFEVRAYNELVAFKETIKGKSRLAVQAFADALLVIPKTLAVNSGYDAQDTIVKLTVEDRLNPDLVGLDIATGEPMKPVDLGVYDNYIVKKQILNSCSIIASNLLLVDEVMRAGMTSLKG, encoded by the exons ATGGCTTCGATTAGCTTGCTGAACCCCAAGGCCGAGTTCGCCCGCGCCGCCCAGGCCCTGGCCATCAACATCAGTGCCGCCAAGGGACTGCAGGATGTGATGCGCACCAATTTGGGACCCAAGGGAACCGTCAAGAT GCTGGTGTCTGGCGCCGGCGACATCAAAATCACCAAGGACGGCAATGTGCTCCTTCACGAGATGCAGATCCAGCATCCCACTGCTTCGATGATTGCCAGGGCCAGTACCGCCCAGGATGATTCCACTGGCGATGGTACCACCACCACGGTGATGTTGATTGGAGAGCTGCTGAAGCAGGCCGATATCTATCTGTCGGAGGGTCTACATCCACGCATCATGACCGAGGGCTTTGAGAAGGCACGTGACAAGGCACTGGAGGTGCTCGAGAAGGTCAAGGTGCCCGTGGAGATCAGCAAGAAGAGTCTCGTGGAGATTGCCAATACCAGTTTGAAGACCAAGGTGCATCCAGGTCTGGCCGATCTCCTCACCGAGGTGTGTGTGGATGCCGTGCTGACCATTGCTAGCAGCGATAAGAACAAGCCGGTGGATCTCCATATGGTCGAGCTGATGGAAATGCAGCACAAGACCGACACCGACACCCAGCTGGTGCGTGGCCTGGTCATGGACCATGGCGCCCGCCATCCCGATATGCCTAAGCGTCTGGAGAATGCCTACATCCTGACAGCCAACGTGTCGTTGGAGTACGAGAAGGCCGAGGTCAACTCTGGATTCTTCTACAAGACCGCCGAGGAGCGTGAGGCCTTTGTGCGCGCCGAGCGTGACTTTATCGATCAGCGCGTGAAGAAGGTGATCGAACTGAAGCGTTCCGTGTGCGACGGCACCGACAAGACCTTTGTGCTGATCAACCAGAAGGGCATCGATCCCATCTCGTTGGATGCTTTGGCCAAGGAGGGCATCCTGGCGCTGCGTCGTGCCAAGCGTCGCAACATGGAGCGTTTGGCTCTGGCCTGTGGTGGCACTGCCATGAACTCGTTCGACGATCTGCAGGAGGAGCATCTGGGCTATGCCGGTGTGGTGTACGAGCATGTTCTGGGCGAGAACAAGTACACGTTTGTCGAGGACTGCAAGAATCCCCTGTCCGTGACGATCCTCATTAAGGGCCCCAACAAGCACACCATCACCCAGATCAAGGATGCCATCAGGGACGGTCTGCGGGCCATTAACAATACCATTGCGGACAAGGCTCTGGTGCCCGGCGCCGGTGCCTTTGAGGTGCGCGCCTACAATGAACTGGTGGCCTTTAAGGAAACCATCAAGGGCAAATCCCGTTTGGCCGTGCAGGCCTTTGCCGATGCCCTGCTCGTCATACCCAAGACGCTGGCCGTCAACAGTGGCTACGATGCCCAGGACACCATTGTCAAGCTGACGGTGGAGGATCGCCTCAATCCAGATCTCGTCGGTCTCGACATTGCCACCGGTGAGCCCATGAAGCCAGTGGATCTGGGCGTCTACGACAACTACATTGTGAAGAAACAGATCCTCAACTCGTGCTCGATCATTGCCAGCAATCTGCTGCTCGTCGACGAGGTGATGCGTGCGGGCATGACCAGCCTCAAGGGCTAG
- the LOC108074945 gene encoding uncharacterized protein: MSVLAYPRTNDEEIFRHCGKDCGVVTATEDFQYFALRCIFCSEKFLYFDSFMGHMQTAHLGDQSVANPAEAAAAVGASSTAAGGGGGGTSSSTSNSASTLRGLHLGDPMSLSDAGREQLLPNFHEIEDLTDADTALLEPQMVIKQELQDLPCSDADEDMADSEADSEADHDDDDDDNNEAILPESDVPAVSSSSAGGGHKPKTRMKVTKPRQTVMPNETPLIMADAEGDGDSFTDDYGDLDNSYMDENSGEYMDYGEPFEPSQLCLDSTFLSYDEMVEESLLGRDREVTMHIKDRKMIKFLIHSYKRNPFLWDHGNPQFRDRVKRARFLDWIVLEFKSRFNISLAKDAITRKWDNLRTVYKRECNRMALEKTNISTLWYFKELHFLNEVYSYNDKMSDAVVKETSYRRRFSAIWNDTSTAKLLSMVKRYQCFYNRFDPDYRSKERRGEGLHQMAMELQQLIDVTTIQISKRISQLRFDYSKQKMERLNCERHGRKFIANYIYYDQMHFMDEDIPPFKCQHCPEIVQTLRELDLHMLSHQPSLGGGYFCNICTIQFHNAEDFESHKQLHLGAGNEIKFNCELCTASFREKANYDEHLRRHNEELFLPSLAMNHSILEAGTADEMEDEAPAPPPPPTVGGRGRKRNAAGASKSLPAVDLNDEEDGTTAAGSDVAKPYGCEVCHRSFATPGHLNAHRIVHQDERERCYKCDYPQCNKSFVARNSLFEHLKQHYSNEEFKCDICGKTFKSTKNLQNHKQIHDKVKRYVCQICGSAFAQAAGLYLHKRRHNRPNGAVGAVGRSGRSSL; this comes from the exons ATGAGTGTGCTGGCGTATCCACGTACCAACGATGAGGAGATTTTCCGACACTGCGGCAAGGACTGCGGGGTGGTTACGGCCACCGAGGACTTTCAGTATTTCGCCCTGCGCTGCATATTCTGCAGCGAGAAGTTCCTCTACTTTGACTCCTTCATGGGGCACATGCAGACGGCGCATCTGGGGGATCAGTCTGTGGCGAATCCAGCcgaagccgccgccgccgttggtGCCTCCTCAACGGCcgctggcggcggcggcggcggtacatcctcctccacctccaatTCAGCCAGCACTCTCCGGGGCCTGCATCTTGGCGATCCAATGTCGCTATCGGACGCGGGAAGGGAGCAGTTGCTGCCAAATTTTCATGAGATCGAAGACTTGACGGACGCCGATACAGCGCTGCTGGAGCCGCAGATGGTCATCAAACAGGAGCTGCAAGATTTGCCCTGCAGCGATGCCGACGAGGACATGGCTGATTCCGAGGCGGATTCCGAGGCAgaccacgacgacgacgatgacgacaaCAACGAGGCCATACTGCCCGAGAGCGATGTGCCGGCggtgagcagcagcagtgccgGCGGCGGCCACAAGCCCAAGACGCGGATGAAGGTGACAAAGCCACGACAAACGGTAATGCCAAACGAGACGCCACTGATCATGGCCGATGCCGAGGGAGATGGTGACTCCTTTACGGACGATTACGGTGATCTGGACAACAGCTATATGGACGAAAACTCTGGCGAATATATGGATTATGGCGAGCCCTTTGAGCCAAGCCAGCTGTGCCTAGATTCCACGTTCCTTAGCTACGACGAGATGGTGGAGGAGTCCCTGCTGGGG CGCGATCGGGAGGTGACCATGCACATCAAGGACCGCAAAATGATCAAGTTCCTCATCCATTCGTACAAGCGCAATCCCTTCTTGTGGGACCACGGGAATCCCCAGTTTCGTGATCGCGTCAAGCGTGCCCGCTTCCTCGACTGGATCGTGCTGGAGTTCAAGAGCCGCTTTAATATCTCCCTGGCCAAGGATGCCATCACCCGAAAGTGGGACAATCTGCGGACAGTGTACAAGCGAGAGTGCAATCGGATGGCCTTGGAGAAGACCAACATTAGCACATTGTGGTACTTCAAGGAGCTGCATTTCCTCAACGAGGTCTACAGCTACAACGACAAGATGTCCGATGCCGTGGTCAAG GAAACATCGTATCGTCGCCGTTTCTCGGCCATTTGGAATGACACCTCGACGGCCAAGCTACTCAGCATGGTGAAGCGTTACCAGTGCTTCTACAATCGCTTCGATCCTGATTATCGCAGTAAGGAACGACGCGGCGAGGGCCTTCATCAGATGGCCATGGAGCTGCAGCAACTGATCGATGTGACCACCATTCAAATCTCTAAGCGCATCTCGCAGCTGCGCTTTGATTACTCCAAACAGAAGATGGAGCGCCTGAATTGCGAACGCCATGGCCGTAAGTTTATTGCCAACTATATATACTACGATCAGATGCACTTTATGGACGAGGATATACCGCCGTTCAAGTGCCAGCACTGTCCGGAGATTGTGCAGACACTCCGAGAACTGGATCTCCACATGCTCAGCCATCAGCCCAGCCTGGGCGGTGGTTACTTTTGCAACATTTGCACCATTCAGTTTCACAATGCCGAGGACTTTGAGAGTCACAAGCAACTGCATTTGGGCGCCGGCaatgaaatcaaattcaaCTGTGAACTCTGCACGGCGAGCTTCCGGGAGAAGGCCAACTATGATGAGCACTTGCGGAGGCATAACGAGGAGCTATTCCTGCCTTCGCTGGCCATGAATCATAGCATTTTAGAGGCCGGCACTGCGGACGAAATGGAGGATGAGGCACcagcgccgccgccgccgcctacTGTCGGAGGTAGAGGTCGCAAGAGGAACGCTGCAGGTGCATCGAAATCATTACCAGCAGTGGACCTGAACGATGAGGAGGATGGCACAACGGCAGCGGGTAGCGATGTGGCCAAGCCTTATGGCTGTGAGGTATGCCACCGGAGCTTTGCAACACCGGGCCACCTCAATGCCCATCGGATTGTGCATCAGGATGAGCGCGAGCGGTGCTACAAATGCGACTATCCGCAGTGCAATAAATCGTTTGTGGCCCGCAACAGCCTGTTTGAGCACCTGAAGCAGCACTATAGCAACGAGGAGTTCAAGTGCGACATCTGCGGCAAGACATTCAAGTCCACGAAGAACCTGCAGAACCACAAGCAGATTCACGACAAGGTCAAGCGCTATGTCTGCCAGATCTGTGGCTCGGCCTTTGCCCAGGCGGCCGGCCTGTATCTCCACAAGCGTCGCCACAATCGACCCAATGGTGCTGTCGGTGCTGTGGGACGCTCCGGTCGTAGTAGTCTGTGA
- the LOC108074906 gene encoding uncharacterized protein, whose amino-acid sequence MQSNPATKPQVARGRKPLNVSPSRDYRSELQNALKVSPPGGHLNAVIALYTCDPIKLKKSYDQIRRCIKSGLKDKGIVEVSAFGSLVTDLALQDSDLDLYVRDYNDPSMSQSQLHAVLMDFLTTNKDKKFLGVAKVPRTREPIIRCKHRLSKLNLNIHVYHPNGAYNSEFIGNLMRRSKIVRDLSLFLKIWSNNLIESCRMSNYCLICMIIVSLQEQGLLLSVKQLQAGCPPNIFRGINYACTLFKMRPIPEEITVLELIEDFFELYSTTDFEAQAVSPFFGCVMDKQPFRDDEIPEYTAQLEAMKVAGAEPPSPFRLITCMYVQDPFDMHSNVAQSVSPLSLSWIKKCFSLASRATKDPKLRAEPEKLYEYLLFGMMDELDEMQEEEERAMRAQKKRMNQRKEDL is encoded by the exons ATGCAGTCAAATCCTGCCACCAAACCGCAGGTGGCAAGAGGGCGCAAGCCGCTGAACGTCTCACCATCAAGGGACTACCGTAGCGAGCTCCAAAATGCGCTGAAGGTTTCGCCGCCTGGTGGTCACCTCAACGCCGTGATAGCTTTGTATACTTGCGATCCCATAAAGCTGAAGAAGTCCTACGATCAAATTCGCAGGTGCATCAAAAGTGGCCTGAAAGACAAGGGGATCGTGGAGGTGTCTGCCTTTGGTTCGCTGGTCACGGACTTGGCTCTGCAGG ATAGCGACCTCGATTTGTACGTGAGAGATTACAACGATCCGTCCATGTCCCAGAGTCAGTTGCATGCCGTGCTCATGGATTTTCTAACCACCAACaaagataaaaaattcttAGGTGTCGCCAAGGTACCCCGCACCAGGGAGCCCATTATCCGGTGTAAGCATCGATTGTCCAAGCTGAACCTCAACATCCATGTGTACCATCCGAATGGCGCTTACAATTCCGAGTTCATCGGCAATCTGATGCGGCGCAGTAAGATTGTGCGCGACCTGAGCCTGTTCCTGAAGATCTGGTCGAATAATCTAATTGAAAGCTGCAGAATGAGTAACTATTGCCTGATCTGCATGATCATCGTCAGCCTGCAGGAGCAAGGCCTGCTGCTCAGTGTCAAGCAACTGCAGGCAGGCTGCCCGCCGAACATTTTCCGTGGCATTAACTACGCGTGCACCTTGTTCAAAATGCGACCGATTCCGGAAGAGATCACCGTCCTGGAGCTAATTGAAGACTTCTTTGAACTCTACAGCACCACAGATTTTGAAGCCCAAGCTGTAAGCCCGTTCTTCGGCTGTGTTATGGACAAACAGCCATTTCGGGATGATGAAATTCCCGAGTACACGGCTCAATTGGAGGCCATGAAGGTGGCTGGGGCTGAACCACCGTCGCCTTTCCGGCTGATTACATGCATGTACGTGCAAGATCCATTCGACATGCACAGCAACGTGGCCCAGTCCGTCTCCCCACTGAGTCTATCTTGGATTAAAAAATGCTTTAGCCTGGCATCTCGCGCCACTAAGGATCCGAAGCTACGGGCAGAACCGGAAAAGCTTTACGAGTACCTATTATTCGGCATGATGGATGAGTTAGATGAGATGCAGGAAGAGGAAGAGCGTGCAATGCGGGCACAAAAAAAGCGTATGAATCAAAGGAAGGAAGACCTTTAA
- the LOC108074955 gene encoding required for meiotic nuclear division protein 1 homolog codes for MNFARLGFEQMLLQSLRTTRRRQPTQWLMNHHRRGMASGASSSPAAAATKKQTSQSAQVKPLPLAEERLESILSPIRTRLIRKKRLAIDELSALGFLNARGYTTAEEYNLEDLQIALRQQNLYETKRFFSTDNLDAEQNVLFVAAKYPTGQQPREIFFFREGSVVFWNCSDIETNNVLSFLRSFERESYVSALVHGESEVMPYTYIPSTAVDVEGDLVAESSDFNVASRAFFQNGKFFVTADTDSFLYKYTFSNAMAQSIKLGIWEATLTRYIDSIEHLTEDLKRGRRLRISRATMLRKTGELFALRHVINLSSDLLDTPDFYWDREELETLYLQVCSYFSTTRRTKVMNEKINHCVELAELVSHNLNDAHHIRLEWMIIILIMVEVGFEILHFVSDEPHGSSLEVVPLAASPANVPALMPK; via the coding sequence ATGAACTTTGCACGCCTGGGATTCGAGCAGATGCTCCTGCAGAGCCTCCGAACGACCCGCCGCCGCCAGCCAACACAATGGCTGATGAACCACCACAGGCGAGGGATGGCCAGTGGAGCCTCCTCGTCCCCTGCTGCTGCGGCAACCAAAAAGCAAACATCACAGAGTGCACAGGTAAAGCCGTTGCCTTTGGCAGAGGAGCGCCTGGAGTCCATTCTATCACCCATTCGCACCCGGCTCATCCGAAAGAAGCGCCTGGCCATCGACGAGCTGTCCGCCTTGGGCTTTCTCAACGCCCGTGGCTACACCACCGCTGAGGAGTACAACTTGGAGGATCTGCAGATAGCGCTCCGTCAACAGAATCTGTATGAGACGAAGCGCTTCTTTTCCACGGACAATCTGGACGCCGAGCAGAATGTCCTGTTTGTGGCGGCCAAATATCCCACCGGCCAGCAGCCGCGTGAGATTTTCTTTTTCCGCGAGGGATCCGTGGTGTTCTGGAACTGCAGCGACATCGAGACGAACAATGTGCTGAGCTTCCTGCGATCCTTTGAGCGCGAGTCGTATGTGAGCGCCCTGGTCCACGGCGAGAGCGAGGTGATGCCCTACACATACATACCGTCGACGGCAGTGGATGTGGAGGGTGATCTGGTGGCTGAGAGCAGCGACTTTAATGTCGCCTCACGTGCCTTCTTCCAGAACGGCAAGTTCTTTGTGACCGCCGACACGGATAGCTTCCTGTACAAGTACACCTTCTCCAATGCCATGGCACAATCCATTAAGCTGGGCATCTGGGAGGCCACGCTGACCCGCTACATAGACTCCATAGAGCACTTGACGGAGGATCTGAAGCGGGGTCGCCGTCTGCGAATTTCACGGGCGACAATGCTACGCAAAACCGGTGAACTCTTTGCCCTGCGTCATGTTATCAATCTGTCGTCGGATCTGCTGGACACACCGGACTTTTACTGGGACCGCGAGGAGCTGGAGACGCTCTATTTGCAAGTCTGCTCCTACTTTAGTACCACGCGACGCACCAAGGTGATGAACGAGAAGATCAATCACTGTGTCGAGCTGGCCGAGCTTGTTTCGCACAACCTGAACGATGCCCATCACATTCGTCTCGAGTGGATGATCATCATCCTGATCATGGTGGAGGTGGGCTTTGAAATCCTGCACTTTGTCAGCGATGAGCCGCATGGATCGTCGCTGGAGGTGGTGCCCCTGGCAGCCAGTCCTGCCAATGTTCCTGCTCTGATGCCCAAGTAG